In a single window of the Aridibaculum aurantiacum genome:
- a CDS encoding REP-associated tyrosine transposase → MAYAYKIADGGAVYFLTITVNKWVDVFTRKTYCDIITESLNFCVEKKGLIIFGYVLMSNHLHLLVQARNEDLSDVLRDFKKFTSGTIVKAIEENKQESRRDWMLWLFKETGAEGKVSFQFWKPDNNPEVCYQLTFMWQKLNYIHNNPVRAGIVQKAEEYVYSSAQEYVFGKQVGRVKVALLDSVQTTYI, encoded by the coding sequence ATGGCCTATGCTTACAAAATAGCTGATGGAGGTGCTGTTTACTTCCTTACAATTACAGTAAACAAGTGGGTAGATGTCTTCACACGAAAAACATATTGCGATATAATTACTGAAAGCCTAAACTTCTGTGTTGAAAAGAAAGGGCTGATAATTTTTGGCTATGTTTTGATGAGCAATCATCTTCACCTGCTTGTACAGGCAAGGAATGAAGACCTGTCAGATGTGTTACGCGACTTTAAGAAGTTTACATCCGGAACGATTGTGAAAGCCATTGAAGAGAACAAGCAGGAGAGTAGAAGAGATTGGATGCTTTGGCTTTTTAAAGAAACAGGTGCAGAAGGTAAAGTGAGCTTTCAATTTTGGAAGCCTGACAACAATCCTGAAGTTTGCTACCAGTTAACATTCATGTGGCAGAAGCTGAATTACATTCATAATAATCCAGTACGTGCGGGTATTGTTCAAAAAGCTGAGGAGTATGTTTATAGTAGTGCGCAAGAATATGTTTTTGGAAAGCAGGTGGGTAGGGTAAAAGTGGCTTTGTTGGACAGTGTGCAGACAACGTACATTTGA
- a CDS encoding 5-methylcytosine restriction system specificity protein McrC, translating to MRLFEWHSDSFICYQSKLPEFVNYLSGVWQNRNRFIESTDLSSEEEEQEERIQRQRFFDFTIDGKISARNYVGVVQHDGIRVEVYPKIFAGDKAENPKQWQLNMLYWLSYCRKIKFPFSFADVSKLQFDDFLEVLIYIYANYTEEVISNQPFQSYQSVTEETPYLKGRISFEDYTKNNLITGKWQNFYCTHEPFLYDNIFNRIVKYVTKRLVVISNNYLNQEKLNEILFILDDVSDVPCSAIECDKVKLNPLFADHKHILDLCRLYLSNQVIDLEDEESNNFCFLLPMEYIFEDFIYGFISDKWPSLNIRSQSTDHLAFNNGSSVFQIRNDIYIPGQLILDTKYKIRSDKDGLKCGVVQSDLYQMIGYAIRRNCKSVMLLYPEAINSLATPATFIVPSLMFLEDIEIQAKVINIRILDMDSADTIMKNRFKMLSPMFNF from the coding sequence GTGAGACTGTTTGAGTGGCATAGTGATTCCTTTATCTGTTATCAATCCAAGTTGCCTGAATTTGTCAATTACCTTTCGGGTGTTTGGCAGAACAGAAATCGCTTTATAGAATCCACGGATCTTTCATCAGAAGAAGAAGAACAAGAGGAGAGAATCCAAAGACAGCGTTTTTTTGATTTCACGATTGATGGCAAGATATCAGCTAGAAATTATGTTGGAGTGGTTCAACATGATGGTATTCGTGTTGAAGTGTACCCCAAGATATTTGCAGGTGATAAAGCCGAAAACCCAAAGCAGTGGCAGCTAAATATGTTGTATTGGTTATCATATTGCCGTAAAATTAAATTCCCTTTTTCTTTTGCTGATGTATCCAAACTACAATTCGATGATTTTCTTGAAGTGCTCATATATATATATGCCAATTACACAGAAGAGGTTATTTCCAACCAGCCTTTTCAATCGTACCAGTCAGTAACAGAAGAAACTCCCTATTTAAAGGGGCGCATTTCATTTGAAGATTACACTAAGAACAACTTGATAACTGGAAAATGGCAGAACTTCTATTGCACCCATGAGCCGTTTTTATACGACAATATTTTCAATCGCATCGTTAAATACGTCACTAAGCGTTTGGTTGTTATTAGTAATAACTACTTAAATCAGGAAAAGCTGAATGAAATTCTCTTTATACTGGATGATGTTTCAGATGTTCCATGTTCAGCCATCGAATGTGATAAAGTCAAACTAAATCCCTTGTTTGCAGACCATAAGCATATTCTGGATTTGTGCAGATTATACCTGTCCAATCAAGTAATTGATTTGGAGGATGAGGAAAGCAATAACTTTTGCTTTCTGCTTCCGATGGAATATATTTTTGAAGACTTCATTTATGGCTTTATCTCAGATAAGTGGCCGTCTTTAAATATCCGTAGTCAGAGTACTGATCACCTTGCTTTTAATAACGGCAGTTCAGTTTTTCAGATCCGCAATGACATTTATATACCTGGTCAATTGATTTTAGACACCAAGTATAAAATCCGTTCAGATAAAGATGGCTTAAAATGTGGCGTGGTACAATCGGATCTATATCAGATGATTGGTTATGCAATAAGAAGGAATTGTAAATCTGTTATGCTGCTTTATCCTGAGGCTATAAATAGTTTAGCTACACCAGCAACGTTTATTGTTCCATCACTAATGTTTTTAGAAGACATAGAAATTCAAGCTAAAGTGATTAATATTCGCATTCTTGATATGGATAGTGCTGACACAATTATGAAAAATAGATTTAAAATGTTATCTCCAATGTTCAATTTTTAG
- a CDS encoding DoxX family protein — MTTKTANITYWVTTIIFAGLMIFSSVGGLQPSQQAIDLMHHYLGYPIYFIQFISVAKLLGAVVILVPTRSFIKSWAYAGLFFDLSGAIYSTVATAGKIDPMMLTLLLWIVPGVVSFYLWNRQQILVDNKQTGG, encoded by the coding sequence ATGACTACCAAAACGGCTAACATCACCTACTGGGTAACAACTATCATCTTCGCCGGGCTAATGATATTTTCATCTGTAGGTGGATTACAACCCAGTCAACAGGCAATCGACCTGATGCATCATTACCTTGGCTATCCTATCTATTTTATCCAGTTCATCAGCGTGGCTAAGCTGCTGGGTGCGGTGGTTATATTGGTTCCTACCCGTAGCTTTATCAAAAGCTGGGCTTATGCAGGTTTGTTCTTCGACCTGTCCGGGGCGATCTACTCTACCGTTGCAACTGCAGGCAAGATTGACCCTATGATGCTCACACTGCTGCTATGGATCGTTCCAGGTGTGGTTTCCTTTTACCTATGGAACCGGCAGCAAATCCTGGTTGATAATAAACAAACGGGTGGGTGA
- a CDS encoding AAA family ATPase: MNWQDVKNNLKEVSSASEVIYKASRDNDLLFDYIDMLPASIKKELYPKYVTSTGPILGIRKQVVEEFLSGPVKRADIIARFSKEKERNPKQFTQYKNLFSVLYPFFTFTLNNIVYSTLDTLAKKLQADLNLTSETDIKVIGFDGGRNTGSEHVWFAIYNNSYPNQKTAKQLFFSIHNTKVAYALYDRSNDYFVEKIETDVDALEYSGLLKYYSQHSNTILSDNYRANLFQKYPLDRLVSSLQAGKIKSWLIKPGEKGSMWRKALKEQNIRIGWGYVVQDMYEENKFEEAFILAKLDEHYKKEGVRQTNNKMSIKSFLVDVSENDLVFSVSGTSDIIGVGVITSGTQLDEKDEEFKAFHSVDWLFDLSKSPYKPSYGLPIKTVTALEAKYAIPIISSIFNQSSNTYSKETKMELPFINTILYGPPGTGKTYRLNAFKEILFTDEIVIATREDILIIKVKEHSLWEIVAAVLLAKDKPVPVPEICESELVVKKKDPTKPTRSYYLVRNSLIAYSDDQSSDFKRKRKDRFFRKNQNAEWSIIPEVKEELIEIIGEELIKLAKGEEITYAPQEIKKLTSRYNFITFHQKYSYEDFIEGIRPVLYENKEIEDEQLSDLQFQKKYGIFYDSCLSALKLAGYSSFSEAFSDSLEVRKTKFQSIKNIPEKQFALFIDEINRANISAVFGELITLLEDDKRMGADHEMWLELPYSNEKFCVPGNLFVIGTMNTADRSIALLDIALRRRFEFKALYPEYIETEWWASLLQALNQAIYDWKKNPDFFIGHAFFINRPETDKTQILNTKIIPLLYEYCQSNSATVKNILTEAGVALKQTGIKENFQIVAE; encoded by the coding sequence ATGAATTGGCAAGACGTAAAAAATAATCTAAAAGAAGTTTCTTCAGCTTCTGAGGTAATTTATAAAGCATCTAGAGACAACGATCTTCTGTTTGATTACATTGATATGTTGCCTGCTTCAATCAAAAAGGAGTTATATCCGAAATACGTAACATCTACCGGTCCCATATTAGGTATACGCAAACAGGTTGTTGAAGAATTTTTATCTGGCCCTGTGAAAAGGGCAGATATTATCGCTAGATTTTCAAAAGAGAAGGAACGTAATCCTAAGCAGTTTACTCAATATAAAAACCTTTTTTCCGTTCTTTATCCTTTTTTTACATTTACTTTAAATAATATCGTCTATAGCACTCTGGACACACTTGCAAAAAAGCTACAAGCAGACTTGAACCTAACGTCTGAAACAGATATCAAAGTTATAGGTTTTGATGGGGGAAGAAACACTGGTAGTGAGCACGTTTGGTTTGCAATATATAATAATTCGTATCCAAATCAGAAGACTGCGAAACAATTGTTCTTTTCAATTCACAACACGAAAGTAGCGTATGCCCTTTATGATCGTTCCAATGATTATTTTGTTGAAAAGATTGAAACCGATGTTGATGCGCTAGAATATTCTGGCTTACTTAAATACTACTCGCAACATTCTAACACTATTCTGTCTGACAATTATCGTGCAAATTTGTTTCAAAAGTACCCACTGGATCGACTCGTATCATCATTACAGGCAGGAAAAATAAAGTCATGGTTGATAAAGCCAGGTGAGAAAGGATCAATGTGGAGAAAAGCGTTAAAAGAGCAAAATATTAGGATTGGATGGGGGTATGTCGTACAAGACATGTATGAGGAGAACAAATTTGAAGAGGCCTTTATTCTGGCCAAATTAGATGAACACTACAAAAAAGAGGGTGTTAGGCAAACTAACAACAAGATGAGTATTAAATCCTTTCTTGTTGATGTTTCAGAAAATGACCTGGTGTTTTCGGTATCTGGAACATCAGATATCATTGGGGTTGGAGTTATTACTTCTGGAACGCAACTCGATGAAAAAGATGAAGAGTTTAAAGCTTTCCATTCTGTTGATTGGCTTTTTGATTTATCTAAGTCACCTTATAAACCAAGCTACGGTTTACCAATCAAAACCGTTACTGCCTTGGAGGCTAAATATGCAATTCCGATAATATCATCAATATTTAACCAGTCTTCCAACACGTATTCAAAAGAAACCAAGATGGAATTACCTTTTATCAACACTATACTATATGGTCCCCCAGGTACCGGAAAGACTTACAGGCTAAATGCATTTAAAGAAATATTATTTACTGACGAAATTGTAATCGCTACAAGAGAAGATATATTAATTATAAAAGTGAAAGAACACTCCTTGTGGGAGATAGTAGCGGCGGTTTTACTTGCTAAAGATAAACCTGTTCCGGTCCCTGAGATCTGCGAATCTGAGTTAGTCGTTAAGAAAAAAGATCCAACGAAGCCTACCCGATCATATTATCTCGTAAGGAACAGTCTTATAGCTTATAGCGACGATCAATCTAGTGACTTCAAAAGAAAACGTAAAGATCGATTCTTTCGAAAAAACCAGAATGCGGAATGGTCTATAATACCTGAAGTCAAGGAGGAATTAATAGAAATTATCGGTGAGGAGTTAATAAAGTTAGCAAAAGGTGAAGAAATAACTTATGCGCCGCAAGAAATTAAGAAGCTAACGAGCCGTTACAATTTTATAACCTTCCATCAAAAGTATAGCTACGAAGATTTTATAGAAGGAATCAGGCCGGTACTGTATGAAAATAAAGAAATTGAAGATGAACAGCTGTCGGATTTGCAGTTCCAAAAGAAGTATGGAATTTTTTATGATAGCTGCTTATCAGCCTTAAAGCTGGCTGGATACTCATCATTTTCTGAAGCGTTTAGCGATTCTTTAGAGGTGCGTAAGACGAAGTTTCAATCAATTAAGAATATACCAGAAAAGCAGTTTGCCCTATTTATAGATGAAATTAATAGAGCAAATATTTCAGCAGTATTTGGTGAACTCATTACACTTCTGGAGGATGATAAGCGTATGGGAGCTGACCATGAAATGTGGTTGGAACTTCCATACTCAAATGAAAAGTTTTGTGTACCAGGTAATCTTTTTGTTATTGGGACAATGAACACTGCGGACCGTTCGATTGCCTTACTGGATATTGCTCTAAGAAGAAGATTCGAATTCAAGGCTCTCTATCCTGAGTACATTGAAACTGAGTGGTGGGCATCATTGCTACAGGCCTTGAACCAGGCGATCTACGATTGGAAAAAAAACCCTGATTTTTTCATAGGTCATGCTTTTTTTATAAATAGGCCGGAAACTGACAAGACACAGATATTGAATACCAAGATCATCCCCTTGCTATATGAATATTGTCAAAGCAATTCGGCAACCGTAAAGAATATTTTAACAGAAGCAGGTGTTGCTTTAAAACAAACAGGTATTAAAGAAAACTTTCAAATTGTAGCCGAGTGA
- a CDS encoding response regulator, giving the protein METSMRKILIADDDLDDAALLAEAIGTILPDAYIDFARDGIAALRHLKTATQPDIVFLDLNMPLKNGLQCLRDIHNHELLQGKPVIIYSTSNNLRDIDEAYNYDAAYYLIKPSSYRQLCKMVQYIVSTVLQAPANKTAKADFVLTEAKLAANPLGIPPL; this is encoded by the coding sequence ATGGAAACGTCAATGAGAAAGATTTTGATTGCAGATGATGATTTGGACGATGCAGCTTTGCTGGCCGAAGCAATTGGAACGATTTTGCCCGATGCTTATATAGATTTTGCCCGAGATGGCATTGCAGCATTAAGACACCTGAAAACTGCAACACAGCCCGACATCGTATTCCTTGATCTGAACATGCCACTGAAAAACGGCCTCCAGTGTTTGAGAGACATCCACAACCATGAATTACTCCAGGGTAAGCCCGTGATTATTTATTCTACTTCCAACAATCTAAGGGATATCGACGAGGCCTATAACTATGACGCGGCCTACTATCTTATCAAGCCGTCGTCGTACCGGCAGCTTTGTAAAATGGTACAGTATATTGTGTCAACAGTGTTGCAGGCGCCCGCTAACAAGACTGCCAAAGCAGATTTTGTATTAACAGAAGCAAAACTAGCCGCCAATCCTCTCGGCATTCCACCCCTGTAA
- a CDS encoding PAS domain S-box protein gives MPGSTNDDKMHQTTDSPAPGQERSQVEVQDRTAELAASQQLLQATIDSSMHMIEVFKAVRNSEGEIVDFIWVLNNQASRRIYGDVIGKSLLQLQPGVIQENIFDSFKQVIETGEPQQYEKHYVHEQFNGWYHISVVKLDDGVATTTTDITDRKRAELELQQSKTLLQNVINAPHIGMAVYKALRNERGEIIDFVHEYINRASISMLGNQDFTGKLFSEHGENAIEQMPQLIEVLETGKRNSYTRQAELNGQNFWFAITNTRLDSERLVHTWEDVTEQQRAKDALGKAKERLELALEGAHAGSGWWDLKTGAAEWDERGKRLIGMTDEESKTAAGWLNRIYGEDRQRVIDYSAECAKEGRDFNMEYRVVMPNGEIKHFVGTGHFRKDEKGEPFEAYGLIIDFTERKKAEEQILQLKDEVAQKATDKYYTLFNSMDQGFGIGKVLAASEATSGKVDWQWLEVNPNFERLTGLPRDAVLSQTMRELVPGLEDTWFTQYAKVAATGETIAFEDYSPVLNRWFDVYVYALGTPADRLVAVLFTNTTERKQREQQQEYLVRLNDALRPLSNPMEVQRVAMRILGEHLNVDRAIYAEINIDEDWFESTDNYTSQSVQKVIGRFPFTAFGPPGEKLKKGESLIIHDVAAEVNDDSKAAFYSIDVHAVVALPLIKQGKLVADLSVHQTSPRRWLHHEIALIQETAERTWAAVERAKAEEALRKSESRLAQDLADAKLLQQFSNDVIHLNEVNDIYEMLLQTATALMQSDIASLQLYSEKTESLTLVAHKNFHLESAAFWSTVSAESGSVCGEALRRQSRITVTDVQTEDFAKSELSIFRLSGIRAVNSTPIISSNGKLIGMLNTQWKQPRSFSEEDFRFFDVLVRQAADLIERKQAEETLRQNEERLQKALSIETVGVIYFDLEGGIHDCNAAFERMSGFAKEDFAAGSVRWTELTPPEFMEVTLKSKEELSTAGQNTPYEKQYIRPDGSRWWGLFAGKRLCEKECVEFVVDITERKNTEEALKLSEDRFRTLADAVPQVIWTNTAEGEANYFNQRWYEYTGLSYEEAAGPGWQLLVHPDDAAASKEKWMKALAAGEIFDTEYRLKNQHNEYCWFIGRNVPLKDEAGKVTGWFGSATDIEDLKKTSEALSQSEERLRITMESATDYAIITMDTDRRVERWSKGAEEILGYREEEMIGQSADIIFTEEDMATDQPQKEMETARDTGRAADERWHKRKDGSRFFASGVMRPIQNDELTGYVKVLRDTTQQQLFTQELHRLVAERTKELQRSNEDLQQFAHVASHDLKEPVRKIQTFNNRILEEYADELPEKVKFYANKIGTSADRMVAMIEGVLLYSKAGKTEQELEEVELGSVMQQIHTDLEVYIDKRDAVIVTTDLPTISANRILVYQLFYNLVLNALKFAKDGVPPRVEIKCVLIKEEGRELAKITVSDNGIGFDQEYAGDIFKTFTRLHPYDDYEGTGLGLALCKKIVERHGGSISASGQPGVGATFTILLPIPAKD, from the coding sequence ATGCCAGGTTCCACTAACGATGACAAAATGCATCAAACAACAGATTCTCCTGCTCCTGGACAAGAGCGGTCGCAGGTTGAGGTACAGGATCGCACCGCAGAGCTGGCGGCCAGCCAGCAGCTGCTGCAGGCTACCATTGATTCTTCCATGCACATGATAGAGGTGTTCAAAGCCGTACGAAACAGTGAAGGCGAGATTGTAGATTTTATTTGGGTGTTAAACAACCAGGCATCTAGACGTATCTACGGTGATGTAATCGGGAAAAGCCTTTTGCAGCTACAGCCAGGTGTGATACAGGAAAACATTTTTGATTCCTTCAAACAGGTGATTGAAACCGGTGAGCCTCAACAATATGAGAAGCACTATGTACACGAGCAATTCAATGGCTGGTACCATATTTCAGTGGTGAAATTGGATGATGGTGTGGCAACGACAACCACCGACATCACTGACCGCAAGAGGGCCGAGCTGGAATTGCAGCAAAGCAAAACACTGCTGCAGAATGTTATCAATGCACCTCACATCGGCATGGCGGTATACAAAGCCCTCCGCAACGAAAGGGGCGAGATTATTGACTTTGTGCACGAGTATATCAACCGCGCCAGCATCAGTATGCTGGGCAATCAGGATTTTACCGGCAAATTGTTTTCTGAACATGGTGAGAATGCCATTGAGCAGATGCCGCAACTCATAGAAGTATTGGAGACCGGCAAGCGTAACAGCTATACCCGGCAGGCCGAACTAAATGGCCAGAACTTTTGGTTTGCCATCACCAATACAAGGCTGGACAGTGAACGGCTGGTACATACCTGGGAAGATGTAACCGAACAGCAACGGGCAAAAGACGCACTTGGCAAAGCAAAGGAACGGCTTGAGCTGGCGCTGGAAGGTGCGCATGCCGGTAGCGGCTGGTGGGACCTGAAAACCGGGGCGGCTGAATGGGATGAGAGAGGCAAGCGGTTGATTGGAATGACTGATGAGGAAAGTAAGACGGCTGCCGGATGGCTCAACAGGATATACGGAGAAGACCGCCAACGAGTGATCGATTATTCAGCAGAATGTGCCAAAGAAGGCAGGGACTTTAACATGGAGTACCGGGTGGTCATGCCTAATGGAGAAATAAAACATTTCGTGGGTACCGGCCATTTTAGAAAAGATGAAAAAGGTGAGCCGTTTGAAGCGTACGGTTTGATAATTGACTTCACCGAACGCAAAAAGGCAGAAGAACAGATCCTTCAACTAAAAGATGAAGTAGCACAAAAAGCGACTGATAAATATTATACGCTCTTCAACTCAATGGACCAGGGTTTTGGCATAGGCAAGGTGCTGGCTGCCAGCGAAGCAACCAGCGGTAAGGTGGACTGGCAGTGGCTGGAAGTAAACCCGAATTTTGAGCGTCTCACCGGCTTGCCTCGTGATGCTGTGTTGAGCCAAACAATGCGGGAGCTGGTGCCCGGGCTGGAGGATACCTGGTTTACGCAATATGCAAAGGTGGCGGCTACCGGCGAAACGATTGCCTTTGAAGATTATTCACCCGTGCTCAACCGTTGGTTCGATGTGTATGTATATGCGTTGGGCACACCGGCAGATCGCCTGGTGGCTGTGCTGTTCACCAACACTACCGAACGAAAACAACGGGAGCAACAACAGGAATATCTTGTAAGGCTTAACGATGCTTTGCGTCCCTTATCAAACCCGATGGAAGTTCAACGGGTCGCCATGCGAATACTGGGAGAGCACTTAAATGTTGACCGGGCAATTTATGCTGAGATAAACATTGATGAAGACTGGTTTGAATCCACAGATAACTACACAAGCCAGTCCGTTCAAAAAGTAATTGGTCGTTTTCCCTTTACTGCATTTGGACCTCCCGGCGAAAAACTCAAAAAAGGTGAAAGCCTCATCATCCATGATGTGGCTGCTGAGGTGAACGATGATTCAAAAGCGGCGTTTTATTCCATTGATGTACATGCTGTTGTTGCCTTACCGCTTATTAAGCAGGGGAAGTTAGTAGCAGATCTGTCTGTTCACCAAACAAGTCCCCGTCGTTGGCTCCACCACGAAATTGCCCTCATACAGGAAACTGCCGAACGCACCTGGGCAGCTGTGGAAAGAGCCAAGGCAGAAGAAGCATTGAGGAAAAGTGAATCACGCCTTGCACAAGACCTTGCTGATGCAAAACTGTTGCAACAATTCAGTAATGACGTCATTCATCTTAATGAGGTAAATGACATTTACGAAATGCTGCTGCAGACAGCAACGGCTCTGATGCAAAGTGATATTGCCAGTCTTCAATTGTATTCAGAAAAAACAGAATCACTTACCCTTGTTGCACACAAAAACTTTCACCTGGAATCAGCAGCATTTTGGAGTACTGTTTCTGCAGAATCGGGTTCTGTTTGCGGTGAAGCATTACGACGTCAGTCACGCATAACGGTTACCGATGTACAAACCGAAGATTTTGCAAAAAGTGAGCTGAGCATATTCCGGCTATCAGGTATCAGGGCAGTAAATTCAACCCCAATAATTTCAAGCAATGGAAAGCTAATTGGTATGCTCAATACACAATGGAAGCAGCCAAGGAGTTTTTCAGAGGAGGATTTTCGATTCTTTGATGTTCTGGTGCGACAGGCAGCAGACTTAATTGAGAGAAAACAGGCAGAAGAAACCTTGCGCCAAAATGAAGAGCGACTGCAAAAAGCGCTTTCCATCGAAACCGTTGGCGTCATTTACTTTGACCTGGAGGGCGGCATCCATGACTGCAACGCAGCTTTTGAGCGCATGAGCGGGTTTGCCAAAGAAGATTTTGCGGCAGGTAGTGTACGTTGGACAGAACTGACACCACCGGAATTCATGGAAGTGACGCTTAAGTCAAAAGAAGAACTTTCTACAGCCGGTCAGAATACTCCTTACGAGAAGCAGTACATCCGTCCTGATGGTTCACGATGGTGGGGATTGTTTGCGGGTAAGCGTTTATGTGAAAAGGAATGTGTTGAATTTGTAGTCGATATCACCGAACGGAAAAATACTGAAGAAGCACTGAAGCTGTCCGAAGACCGATTTCGCACCCTTGCCGACGCAGTTCCCCAGGTTATCTGGACAAATACTGCAGAAGGCGAAGCGAATTACTTCAACCAGCGCTGGTACGAATACACTGGATTAAGTTACGAAGAGGCAGCGGGTCCTGGCTGGCAGTTACTTGTTCATCCCGATGATGCCGCTGCTTCTAAAGAAAAATGGATGAAGGCCTTGGCTGCAGGCGAAATATTTGATACAGAGTACCGCCTAAAAAACCAGCATAATGAGTATTGCTGGTTCATAGGCCGTAATGTGCCTTTAAAAGATGAAGCAGGAAAAGTTACAGGTTGGTTTGGCTCGGCCACTGATATTGAAGACCTCAAAAAAACATCAGAAGCCCTAAGCCAGAGCGAAGAACGGCTGCGCATTACGATGGAGAGTGCCACCGACTATGCCATCATCACCATGGATACGGACCGACGAGTAGAACGGTGGAGCAAGGGAGCCGAAGAAATTTTGGGTTACAGAGAAGAAGAGATGATAGGACAGTCGGCGGACATCATTTTTACCGAAGAAGACATGGCAACCGACCAGCCGCAAAAAGAAATGGAAACAGCAAGAGATACCGGTCGTGCCGCTGACGAACGTTGGCACAAACGCAAAGACGGCAGCCGCTTTTTTGCAAGTGGTGTTATGCGACCCATCCAAAATGACGAGCTGACCGGTTATGTAAAGGTGCTTCGTGATACAACACAACAGCAATTGTTTACACAAGAGCTGCACCGCCTGGTAGCGGAAAGAACAAAAGAGCTGCAACGCTCCAATGAAGACCTTCAACAGTTTGCCCATGTTGCCAGCCACGACCTGAAAGAGCCGGTGCGGAAAATACAGACGTTCAACAACCGCATACTGGAAGAATATGCTGATGAACTTCCGGAGAAAGTAAAATTTTACGCCAATAAAATAGGAACCTCTGCCGACAGGATGGTTGCTATGATTGAAGGCGTACTGCTATACTCAAAGGCGGGTAAAACAGAACAGGAATTGGAAGAAGTGGAATTGGGGTCAGTCATGCAGCAAATACATACCGACCTGGAAGTGTACATAGATAAACGCGACGCTGTTATTGTAACAACTGACCTGCCGACAATATCAGCCAACCGTATATTGGTATACCAGCTTTTTTACAACCTCGTTCTCAACGCACTGAAATTTGCTAAGGACGGTGTGCCACCCCGCGTTGAAATAAAGTGCGTTTTGATAAAAGAGGAGGGAAGGGAGCTAGCAAAGATTACGGTTTCAGATAATGGTATTGGATTTGACCAGGAGTATGCCGGGGATATATTCAAAACATTTACCCGCCTGCACCCATATGACGATTACGAGGGAACCGGGCTGGGGCTGGCACTATGTAAAAAAATAGTAGAGCGACACGGCGGATCCATATCAGCAAGCGGGCAGCCGGGAGTCGGAGCCACATTTACCATACTGTTGCCTATACCTGCTAAAGATTAG